The window agcatcatggcCCCTTTGTGTCCTGGGTAACcccgatacaaaatccatagtgatgttctcccacttccactcaggtatctccaGAGGTTGTAAAAGTCCAGATGGTTTCTGGTGTTCAGCTTTGACTCGTTGGCAGACTAAACAGGTTTGGACAAATtaggcaatttccttcttcatgctctcccaccaatacagactcttcaagtcttggtacattttagtccctccagggtgtaccgtaaacttcgatCGGTGTGTCTCTTCCAAAATCTCCTTCTTAAGTCCCTCATCTTTTGGCACCACTATCCGATTTCGAAACTTTAAAATACCATTCGttcccaagttaaaatccgacttctctccctttttgactttctcCACCAACTTTTGCATTTCAGGGTCCTTTTTCTAAgtctctttaatacgttccaacaaagtggaattcactacgatattttcaaaaattacttTTCTCGGTTCAAATCtaggattccaataactaatttCTTCTAACAAGTGTAagtccttaatcatcaatccggccacttgcacttgacgatttaaagcatcggccactacattggctttccctggatggtattttatcgtccaatcataatcttccagaaatttcATCCACTTACGTTGCCTTAAATTcaactccttttgagaaaataagtatttaaggcttttgtgatcagtaaaaacctcaaatgttactccatacaggtaatgcctccatttctttaaagtgAACACTACCgctgctaactccaaatcatgagtcagGTAGTTTCTTTCATgaggtttcaatttcctagaggcatacgctatcaccttctcattttgcattaaacacatcccaaaccttccttggAAGCATCTGTGTAAATCACAAAACTATCTTTCCCATTCGGTAGAGTTAACACAGGCGCTCTTGTTAAACGTTTCTTCAATTCCTGgaaactctcttcacacttaggactccatataaatttctcacttttcttggtcaactcagtcatgggtccagcaattctagaaaaatccttaatgaatctccggtaataccctgctaatcctATAAAGTTTCGAATCTCAGTAGGATTTTTCGGTCGTTTCCACtttgaaacagcttcaactttagctggatccacttttatcccatccttagaaattatgtgccCCAAGAATGCcacttctttcaaccaaaactcacacttgctaaatttagcatacaattggtgtTCCCTCAGGGTTTGCAAAACAATCCTCAAGTGCCTCTCTTGATTCTCCATATTCTTAGAGTACACCGagatatcatcaataaagaccACTATAAATTGGTCTAGATAAGATTTAAAGACCctgtgcatcaaatccataaaagtagcaggtgcattcgttaacccaaatggcatcactgcaaattcaaagtatccatacctcgagttaaaagcagtttgggtatatctttctccaaaatcctcaattgaaaaTAATCCCGTCTCAAAACCAACTTGGAGAATACCActgccccttgcaattggtcaaataattcatcgatgtggggcaacgggtatttattcttaatggtgacATCATTCAAGTCTCAGTAGTCTATACACAATCTTAGACtctcatctttctttttaacaaacagGACCGGGGCTCTCCACGGTGAATCACTCTCTTTTataaaaccccgttccaacaagtcctgtagttgcaatttcaattccttCAGTTCGGCTGGAGCCATCCGATATGGCGTCCTAGAGATAGTTGCTACtcccggagtcacatcaattttaaaagtTATTTCCCTTTCCGGGGGTAAGGACTCTAACTCTTCAGAAAAAACATCTGGAAACTCTTTCACTACAGGCATATCCTCCAATCTCACTTTATCACTAAGAGTGTTGATTAGAAAAGTCATATATCCCTGAACTCCCTTACTTAACATTTTTCTAACTCGGATTCCTAagataagtgcagatgaggttaatctaccccttacatccagtttCAAGGTTGCCTCTCCCGGAATGCACAATTCTACTATCTTTGTCTTACAGTTCAACTGGGCATTGTAATGGGTtaaccagtccattcctagGATCATATCATACCCTTTAATTGCTAAGCCTATCAAATCGACCTGTAATTTATGTTCTCCAATCCagatctcacaatttctatatACCAAATTAGCAATTAGACTTTGGTCCCCAATAGGCGttctaacctccaagtcataaggtaacttaattggtttcaagtctattccgctcatgaaattagggtttacaaaagaatgtatCGCAtccggatcaattaaaatcttagctaaaCGGTGGAAGACAAGAAccgtaccttcaaccacctcagtcgcATCAGGTATCTGTTGATGATccaatgcataaaccctagcaggCACCTTAGgtcgacttcctccagcactgGTCTGTTTAGAGATTGACTTTTTGGCCTTTGAATGTTTCCTCCTATCTTCATTTTACTTGGACAGTTCGCAAGTTGGTACTCGGTACTACCACAAGCCAAACACTTCCcagactttctccaacaatcattctcagaGTGATTGGGTttaccacagtacccacaagtaacttgaggggtcactgCCGAATCATTAGAAGGCGCTCCCTTAACTTGAATCAGTCCACTACGATCTCCTCTGGATAAAGCTCCCCTTGAAACTCCAGCAGTTCTTATTCCTCCCATTCCTCTCCCAATTTTGAAAGGTTGTGAACTCTTACTAGTCTGTCCAGAAGTACGACTAGAAAAGTTCCTCTTCCTATTATGAAAGTTCTTAACTTGCATTATCGCACTTTCAACCCGTTGCGTTTTCTCTAAAAtctcagtaaatgtagagatttgggttGCGGCCAAACCCTCCTGGATTTTCACATTAAACCCTTATACAAATCGCCTTATCCTCTTCCGTTCATTAGTTACCAATTCAGGGGCATACTTGGATagtttagtaaattttccttcatactccgctacactaagggttccttgtttcaaTTTGATAAACTCATCCttcctcttttcttggattaagagcggaagaaacttttcattaaattcactcgtaaaattctcccaagtccaagagGTCTGGGctctctcccattttccttt of the Coffea eugenioides isolate CCC68of unplaced genomic scaffold, Ceug_1.0 ScVebR1_2424;HRSCAF=3448, whole genome shotgun sequence genome contains:
- the LOC113756613 gene encoding uncharacterized protein LOC113756613, whose protein sequence is MGGIRTAGVSRGALSRGDRSGLIQVKGAPSNDSAVTPQVTCGYCGKPNHSENDCWRKSGKCLACGSTEYQLANCPSKMKIGGNIQRPKSQSLNRPVLEEVDLRCLLGFMHWIINRYLMRLRWLKVDLIGLAIKGYDMILGMDWLTHYNAQLNCKTKIVELCIPGEATLKLDVRGRLTSSALILGIRVRKMLSKGVQGYMTFLINTLSDKVRLEDMPVVKEFPDVFSEELESLPPEREITFKIDVTPGVATISRTPYRMAPAELKELKLQLQDLLERGFIKESDSPWRAPVLFVKKKDESLRLCIDY